A window of Heteronotia binoei isolate CCM8104 ecotype False Entrance Well chromosome 17, APGP_CSIRO_Hbin_v1, whole genome shotgun sequence genomic DNA:
gccctgcccccagagtctcctgtctccacccccaaagtccccagatatttcttgaattggacttggcaaccctatcctagaCCCAAGACTTTAACACCACTACATTATGCTGATGGCCTGGCTCTTCGGAAATTTCTGTATCAGGAAATGATTTAACCCAGGAAATTATTGTTCCCCTGCCTCAGAGttaccaattccaggttggggaattacCGGAgcttttaggggtggagcctggggagggcggagtataaCAGTACAGAATTCGTCCTTGAGTTGCAAACCTCCAAGCggcacttggagatctcccactattatgaTTAATCTACAGATTaacaaaatagaagaagaaagatgatgatgatactggatatATAcgttgcccttcactctgaatcttagagtggcttacaatctcctttaccttcctccccccacaacagacgctctataaagtgggtggagctgaaagagctctcacggaagctgccctctCAACAATAGcactatgagaactatggctgacccaaggccattccagcagctgcaagtggaggagtggggaatcaaacctggttctcccagataagggtccacccacttaaccactactcagGCTCTGTTCTGCTCATATCCTTTTTTACAAAACCACTACACAGGCTCTGTTCTGCTCATATCCTTTTTTACAAAACTCACTAGCAAGTTAAATTCATCTAATATCATATTTTATGAACCTGTTTACTTACCCTATTTACGTACCCTATTTATGCATATCATAAACATAAGGGGGTAGGGGAACTGCGTTTTTTACTGCTGACTTTGTTTTTGAATTTGAGGGTATTGTATTATGTCTGCATTTAATTATTTCTCTCCTGCCATTTTGCTTAAAAAACTAACAATGGGCAGGAGATTCTTGGAAATCTAAAACTTTCAGTGGAAGGGGCAAAGTGACACATTTATTTCTTGAAGTACCACTTTGCCTCCAGATACCCTATTCAAGATTTTAGGACCCATACTTGCTTTCCCAACAAGCTGCTCTCTTGCATGtttctagcctgcccttcctCTAAGGAGGTCATTTGGCTCTCCATTCCCtactttagcctcacaacaaacCAGAGAGGTAAGCTGTGTTGAGATGGGGCAGTCATCGAAGGTCTCCCACTGAGCTCCCATGGCAGTAGGCTGCTGGGCATCAACCAGAGTATGTGGTTGTAGGTAGCTCCCACCTTGTGAAATTGTATCCCTGAGGAAGTGAGTGGGGCACCATCTTCAGAAATTTTTAGGAGATGCTGCAAAACCATTTTacttaccagggctttttaaggGGCTATATTTTTTCACTTTAAATTGTGACTGTTAAttgtgatttgtaagctgctttgtgatACAAGGAAAGGTGGGATGTAAGTAAAATAAAGCACAGCCTTTAATTCTCTTGGCCTTACACAGCTTCATCAATATCCCATCAGACACACTCCAATTGTGCTACTTCATCACTGTGCTAtttttcattttgggcaggagacaTATCCCAGCACAGAGGAACCCCTGAGAGAAGTATACACCATGTCTGCCAATGCTTGTATCTAGTAAACCAGCTTGTTAATGTAAGTGACCCAAACAAATGCATGCGTAACACATGTAGAATGCATTATTCGCCATGTGATAAATTTGCAGAATTTTAGTTATTGTGCTCAGGTAGGGCTTTTCAATTTATGAAGTGTTTCAAGTACATTTTAGTTATTCTTAAGACAATCCTATTTTAGGGATTAGGCTGTATTTTAAGCTTGCGCTATCTATACACAAGtttgtgggtagggttgccaagtccaattcaagaaatatctggggactttgggggtggagccaggagactttggggggtggagccaggagacattaggggtggagccaagatcaaggctgtgataagcatcattgcactccaaagggagtttgggccaccacatttaaagggacggcacaacttttcaattccttccttccataggaaataatgaaggataggggcaccttctttgggggctcatagaattggaccccctggtccaatctttttgaaacttggagggtattttggggagaggcactagatgctatgaaaatttggtgcccctaccccaaaaagcagccccccccccagagccccagatacccgcggatcaattctccattattttctatgggaataaatctccctagggaataacagagttcccagcagacatttccctcccctccccccactttctgatgaccctgaagcggggggagggcctccaaaccgggggatcccctgcccccacctggggattggcaaccctatttgtgggGCTGAAAGAAGATGGCTTCCCTTGTGAGTTCTTGCATGATCCAAATCAATGCTGTTTTCAAGCACTTGCAAGGTACTTTCACCAACATGAGGTAGGCAGGCATGATGGCCTTGTGAAAAGAGAAGTTTCCTTGAAGGGAGACTGCTCCCTCATTCCTCCCCTTACACAGTGCTTCAGCCTGGGTCGGGGGACACATATCAGTTGGATCCCACTCATACCCATCTAATAAGAATAAAAGAACTAGACTGAAGCAAAGGTTCCTCAGGAAGCATTATGTTCTCAACAGAAGCTGGCCAGATGTTCCTAGGTGGCCCACAAGCAGGGGGTTGAGAACAGCAATCATCCCATGCTGTTTCCCCCCCAGGATCAGACATTTAGCAGGATCAGACATTTAACAGTCATGCCCAACTACTGTTGATAGACTTCCACCCACTGCAGCTTAGGTTGATGAATGGCAGATGTTAAATTATACACCATGCACGGAATCTTTTCTGTCTGATTTGATAAGAAGTTCAGAATAGTTAAAAACACCCACCACCAGGCAATCCATGGAGTCTTAGTATTATCaaagagggacagtggctcagtggtagagcatctgcttgggaagcagaaggtcccaggttcaatccccggcatctccaaaaaagggtccaggcaaagaggtgtgaaaaacctcagcttgagaccctggagagccgctgccagtctgagaagacaatactgactttgatggaccaaaggtctgattcagtataaggcagcttcatatgttcattcccctccttcatatgttcattcccctcagcctgagaccctggagagccgctgccagtctgagaagacaatactgactttgatggaccaaaggtctgattcagtataaggcagcttcatatgttcattcccctccttcatatgttcattcccctcagcctgagaccctggagagccgctgccagtctgagaagacaatactgactttgatggaccgagggcatgattcagtagaaggcagcttcatatgtaggagggatggtggctcagtggtagagcatctgcttgggaagcagaaggtcccaggttcaatccctggcatctccaactaaaaagggtccaggcaaataggcgtgaaaaacctcagcttgagaccctggagagccgctgccagtcaggggagggacggtggctcagaggtagagcatctgcttgggaagcagaaggtcccaggttcgatccctggcatctccaaaaaagggtccaggccaataggtgtgaaaaacctcagcttgagaccctggagagccgctgccagtcaggggagggacggtggctcagaggtagagcatctgcttgggaagcagaaggtcccaggttcaatccccggcatctccaaaaaagggtccaggcaaaaaggtgtgaaaaacctcagcttgagaccctggagagccgctgccagtcaggggagggacggtggctcagaggtagagcatctgcttgggaagcagaaggtcccaggttcgatccctggcatctccaaaaaagggtccaggccaataggtgtgaaaaacctcagcttgagaccctggagagccgctgccagtcaggggagggacggtggctcagaggtagagcatctgcttgggaagcagaaggtcccaggttcaatccccggcatctccaaaaaagggtccaggcaaaaaggtgtgaaaaacctcagcttgagaccctggagagccgctgccagtctgagaagacaagactgactttgatggaccaaaggtctgattcagtataaggcagcttcatatgttcaaagagcGAAAACTCTCCAAGGGACTCATTTGATAAACCTTCACTATGACTTCCCTTAAATAACAAGCCCTAGACATTTTAGAGGACATGTGAtgccagccccccctccccccccagtcatTTTTGCTGTCACATTTTGCTCCACGTATACCTTCTTCACTTGTGAGcactgatgccaccattgtctcGTTGCCACTATCGGGTGGATTGCAGCGCATTGTGTTCTCTTTTGGGCTTGGGAGGGTAGGGACTGAAATGCGGGGCTGGACCCTGTTCTTGCGTGTGCTGATGCGTATAATCCCCCGGACCAGCCTGCATTCAGCATCCTGTTCATCCAGATTGTAGTCCTGGGTGATACTGTTGATGAGGTCTGAGATCTTGTTGGTTTTCTCCAGAAAGACGGTGTCTGAAGTGCATTTGGCTAGCTCGTCGATCTGATGCACACTGAACAGCTCAGTCAGTTTCCTGAAGATTAAGACATCAATCTCCTTACTGGACATAGAGCTCAGCTCACTGAACTCGAGATCCGACTCATGGAACGAGTAGTATTCCTCCGAACTTCGATGGCTGCTGGGCAGAGGTTGCTTCTCTATGCTGTTATGGGAGGTCTTGTCTGGCAGAGGCTCCTTGTAACACGAATCGGAGTCTGTGTGGGAACTAGGGTTCCGGTTTGGGAAGACCGGGATCCCTTTCAGTTTTACATCAGGGTAGCTGAAGCTGCTCCCTATGTTGGTCTTTTTGGCTTGGCTCCCATTCTTTTCAGCAGGGGAGCTACTGGCAGGACTGTTTGGCAAACGCCCGTTGCACTCCTGGGACTTCCCATCATCTGTCAAAGTCTCATTGTAAGGGTATGGGATGCTGGTCTGGCAGTCCTTAAAGCAGCCCCCACAAGTCACGATATAGCAGAAGATGGTTCGGTAAGTGCTCCAGGCCCGAGAcagggtggggcagcaggggggCTGGGAAGTCTCTGGAGTGCTAGAGATAAAGCTGGCGTTTTCCCCTTCCCTGCCATGTGAGTCTCTGGGATCAGCCTTGCATGCTCGCCTCCCCCGTACCGGCTTGCGGCTCTGCTTTAGCTCTGGCGTGGAGCCACTGGACACTTCAAGACTGATGTCACCGGCTTTAGGAGTCTCGATCCTCTGGGGCACAACATCTCGAGGGGGGTGGTAGATGTAGCTTTCGCTGTAAGAATACCCTCTTCTGCCAAGCATGACTTGCTGTCCTTTAGACTTCCtttggaaaagaaagagaaagactcCATATCAAACTCAGGCAGCTTGACCAATAACTACCACATGTGCGCACACACGCATTCAAACATCCAGAATCGTCTTCCTCTATGAATTTCCCCTATAGTCTAAGCTCTCTCCCTCTCAATGTCCTTTCCGCCGCACTGTGAAAACTGTGTGATAGTCAAGCTGTGGATCAGAGAGgtgtagaataataataatagtagttggtttttatactctgcctttcactacctgaaggagtcccagagtgcatacaatcaccttccctccttcttcccttaagagacatcctgtgaggtaggtggggctgagagagctctgagagaactgtgactgacccaaggtcacccaccaggctacatgtggaggagtggggaatcaaacccagttctcctgattagagtccactcctcttaaccactacaccacactggcatccAAAACAGGAGTTGGCAAATATGATTATGGTTAATGCAATAGACAAGAGAAGCTGAAAGGCATCCCCAAAAAGTCAACATCCCCACCAGCTTAAAAGCAAGGCCTCAAACTCAAAAGCCAGAAAATAGCTCCTGAAGACTTTCAAAGACTTTACAAAATATTCTTGTG
This region includes:
- the KDF1 gene encoding keratinocyte differentiation factor 1; protein product: MLGRRGYSYSESYIYHPPRDVVPQRIETPKAGDISLEVSSGSTPELKQSRKPVRGRRACKADPRDSHGREGENASFISSTPETSQPPCCPTLSRAWSTYRTIFCYIVTCGGCFKDCQTSIPYPYNETLTDDGKSQECNGRLPNSPASSSPAEKNGSQAKKTNIGSSFSYPDVKLKGIPVFPNRNPSSHTDSDSCYKEPLPDKTSHNSIEKQPLPSSHRSSEEYYSFHESDLEFSELSSMSSKEIDVLIFRKLTELFSVHQIDELAKCTSDTVFLEKTNKISDLINSITQDYNLDEQDAECRLVRGIIRISTRKNRVQPRISVPTLPSPKENTMRCNPPDSGNETMVASVLTSEEDLSVQISQETTADMKARVMRREVYNTTGSPLSRGSSFQDTETDSSGAPLLKYITGRMDLGSAHTARPSALPATSSPFCK